The sequence CGTCCTGCGGCAGAGGCGCCAGCGGACGCGCCTGCCATTCAGCCTCATCGACCAGCACACGCAGCTCGCCGGTGGTGCCGTCTACCCGCACGACATCGCCATCGCGCAGACGCGCCAGCGGACCGCCGGCACTCGCTTCGGGCGACACGTGGATAGCCGCCGGCACCTTGCCGGAGGCGCCGGACATGCGCCCGTCGGTGACCAGCGCCACCTTGAAGCCGCGGTCCTGGAGCACGCCGAGGAAAGGCGTCAGCTTGTGCAGCTCGGGCATGCCGTTGAAGCGCGGGCCCTGGAAGCGCACCACGGCGACCAGGTCGCGCTCCAGCTCACCGGCCTTGAAGGCGGCGGCCAGGCTGGCCTGGTCGTGGAAGATGCGCACCGGCGCCTCGACCACCTGGTGCTCGCGGGCCACCGCGGAAACTTTCATCACGCCACGCCCGAGGTTGCCTTCCATCAGGCGCAGGCCGCCTTCCTTGGAGAAGGGGCGGTCGATCGGACGCAGCACGTCTTCGTCGAGGCTCTTGGTCGGGCCTTCGCGCCAGACCAGCTTGCCGCCGTCGAGGAAGGGCTCCTGCACATAACGGCGCAGGCCATGGCCGGCAACGGTATGAACGTCTTCGTGGAGCAGTCCGCCGTCGAGCAGCTGGCGGATCAGGAAGGACATGCCGCCCGCCGCCTGGAAGTGGTTGATGTCGGCCTGGCCGTTGGGGTAGATGCGCGCCAGCAGCGGCACTACTTCGGAGAGTTCGGCCATGTCCTGCCAGGTCAGCTGGACGCCGGCGGCCTGGGCGATGGCCAGCAGGTGCAACGTATGGTTGGTCGAGCCGCCGGTGGCCAGCAACGCCACCACCGAGTTGACGATGGCGCGCTCGTCGATGATCTCGGCCATGGGCACGTAGCTGCCGTTCTGCGGCGTCAGGCGACTGGCCTGGCGAGCGGCCTCGCGGGTCAGCTCGTCGCGCAGCGGGGTATTCGGGTTGACGAAGGAGGCACCCGGCAGGTGCAGGCCCATCACCTCGACCAGCAGCTGGTTGGTGTTGGCGGTGCCATAGAAGGTGCAGGTGCCCGGCGCGTGGTAGGAGGCCATCTCCGAGGCCAGCAGCTCCTCGCGGGTGGCCTTGCCCTCGGCGTACAGCTGGCGCACCGCGGCCTTTTCCTTGTTGGAGATGCCGGTGGGCATCGGCCCGGCCGGGACGAACACCACCGGCAGGTGGCCGAAGCGCAGCGCGCCGATCAACAGGCCGGGGACGATCTTGTCGCACACGCCCAGGCAGAGCGCGGCGTCGAACATGTTGTGCGACAGGGCGATGGCGGTGCCCATGGCGATCACGTCGCGGCTGGCCAGGGACAGTTCCATGCCCGGCTCGCCCTGGGTCACGCCGTCGCACATGGCCGGCACGCCGCCGGCGAACTGGCCGACCGAGCCGATCTCGCGCAGGGCCTCCTTGATCAGCGCCGGGAAGACTTCCAGCGGCTGGTGCGCGGAAAGCATGTCGTTGTAGGCGGAGACGATGCCGACGTTGGCCTGGTTCATCAGGCGCAGCGCCTGCTTGTCACTTTCGCCGCAGGCGGCCACGCCGTGGGCGAGGTTGCCGCAAGGCAGCGTGCCGCGGTGCGGGCCCTTGCTGGCAGCGGCCTGGACCATGGCGAAATAGCGCTGGCGGGTGGCGGCGCTGCGTTCCTGGATGCGGCGGGTGACTTCGAGCACACGGGGGTGCATGGCAGCATTCTCCTGGAGACTAACGATTGTTGTTTTTACAACATAATCATCGTTGAAAGGATGTTTACTTTTGAATCGAGAAAAAATTTAATGGTTTTTACCACAAAAACAACAGTGAGACGACCTCATGACCCTCCGCCTGGCGATCAACGGATTCGGCCGCATCGGCCGCAACGTACTCCGTGCCCTGTACACCTCCGACTACCGCCAACACCTCGAAGTGGTGGCGATCAACGACCTCGGCGACGCCGCCATCAACGCCCACCTGCTGCAGTACGACAGCGTCCACGGACGCTTTCCCGGCCAGGTCGAGCACGACGACAACAGCCTCACGGTGAATGGCGACCGCATCGCCGTCAGCGCCCTGCGCGATCCGGCGCAACTGCCCTGGAAAGGCCTCGACGTGGATATCGTCCTCGAATGCAGCGGGCATTTCACCAGCCGCGACAAGGCCGCAGCGCATCTGCAGGCCGGCGCGCGCAAGGTGATCGTCTCGGCGCCCGGCAAGGGTGTCGATGCCACCGTGGTCTACGGGGTCAATCACGAGCTGCTGCGCGCCTCCCACCAGATCATCTCCAACGCTTCCTGCACCACCAACTGCCTGGCGCCGGTGGCCCAGGTGCTGCACCGCGAACTGGGCATCGAACACGGCCTGATGACCACCATCCACGCCTACACCAATGACCAGAACCTCTCCGACGTCTACCACGAGGACATCTACCGCGCGCGCTCGGCGACCCAGTCGATGATCCCCACCCGCACCGGCGCCGCCGAGGCGGTGGGCCTGGTGCTGCCGGAGCTGGCCGGCAAGCTGACCGGCCTTGCCGTGCGCGTGCCGCTGATCAACGTCTCGCTGGTCGACCTCACGGTGCAGGTCGGCCGCGACTGCAGCGTCGAGGAGATCAACCAGCTGTTCAGGATAGCCAGCCAGGGCTCGCCCATCCTCGGCTACAACACCAAACCGCTGGTCTCGGTGGACTTCAACCACGACCCGCGCTCGGCGATCTTCGACGCCAACCACACCCGGGTCGCCGGCCGCCTGGTCAAGGTGATGGCCTGGTATGACAACGAGTGGGGCTTCTCCAACCGCATGCTCGACAACGCCCTGGCACTGTCGCGCGCGCCGGCCTGAGGCGCCTCAGAGGAAGAACTCCACCTCGCCGCCGTTGAGGTGGTAGAGCGAGCCGACCAACTTGATCCGCCCTTCTCGCTCCAGCCCGGCCAGCAGCGGGCTGGACTGGCGGATGTGATCGACGGTGAGCTGCACGTGGGTACGCGCCACCGCATCGACGAACGCAGGGTTCTTTGCAGTGCGCGCGCCCTCGTAGCGGGTCGCGTCCACCGCCGGGCGAATCTTCTCCAGCAACCCGGTCAGGTGGCCCAGTTGCGCTCCGTCAATGGCGCCCTTGATGGCGCCGCAGGCGGTATGCCCCATCACCAGGACCAGCTTGGCCCCGGCCACCGCACAGGCGAATTCGAGGCTGCCCAGCAGATCGTCATTGGCGACATTGCCGGCCACGCGGGCATTGAAGGTGTCGGCGATGCCGACGTCGAAGAGGATTTCCGCCGGCGCCCGTGAATCGATGCAACTGAGGATCGCCGCAGCCGGGTACTGGCCTTCGCGACTCGCGCGCTTCTGCGCCAGGTAGTCGTGCTGCTGCATGCGCCCGCTGCGGAAGCGCTGGTTGCCGGCCTTCAGCCGCTCGATGACCTGCTCGGGCGTCAGTCCATCACGTTCGGCACGGCCCAATGCCGCGGCCTGGACCTGGGCCGGCGCGCCGAGCCAGGTGCCGGCACCGATCAGTCCGAGAGCAGCCAGGCCGGCACCGGCCTTGAGCAGCGAGCGGCGTTGCGGATCGGGTTCGGCGTGCAGCGAACAGCAGGGTTTGGCGTCCAAGAAAACCTCCGGAGGCGGTCGGAAAATGGGGCGCGATGTTTAGCACACGCCCTGCCGCCTGCTGGGGCAACACCAGGATTCAGGATGTTTCCCACGCGGGAATGAGCCCATTCCCACAAGAGAAACCGAAGATCGAAGGAATTGTCGTCAGACGACAACGCGATCAGGAGTCGCGGCGCAGGTCCGGCGGGATCGGCACGTCCGGCATCGGCCCCGGGCGCTTGCCCTTGCCGGCGCGGAACTGCTTGAGCTGGTAGACGTAGGCCAGCACCTGGGCCACCGCCAGGTAGAGGCCGGCGGGGATTTCCTGGTCCAGCTCGGTGGAGTAGTAGACCGCCCGCGCCAGCGCCGGCGACTCCAGCACCGTGACCTTGTGCTCCTGGGCCACCTCGCGGATTTTCAGGGCCAGGAAATCGTTGCCCTTGGCCAGCAGCTTGGGCGCACCACCGGCAGCGGCGTCGTATTTCAGCGCCACGGCGAAGTGCGTCGGGTTGGTGATGACCACGTCGGCCTCGGGCACCGCCTGCATCATCCGTCGCTGCGCCATCTCGCGCTGCAGGCGGCGGACCTTGGCCTTGACCTCCGGCTTGCCCTCGGAGTCCTTGTACTCGTCGCGGATTTCCTGCTTGGTCATCAGCAGCTTCTGGCGGTTGTCCCAGAGCTGGTAAGGCACGTCCACCGCGGCGATCAGCAGCAGGCTGCAGGCCATCCAGAAGGCGCTCCAGCCGACCACCTTGACGCTCTGCACGATGGCCACTTCCAGCGGCTGGTGGAGCAAGGCGAGCAACGCGTCCTTGTCCGACTGCAGCACCAGGACCGCCACCGTCAGCACCACGATGAACTTCACCAGCGCCTTGAACAACTCGAGCACCGACTTGGCGGAGAACATCCGCTTGATCCCTTCCAGCGGGTTCATCCGGCTGAACTTGGGCGCCAGCGCCTCGCCGGAGAACAGCCAGCCGCCGAGGGCGATGGGGCCGATGATCGACGCCAGCAGCAACACGACCAGAATCGGCCAGAGCCCCTCCCCGGCCGTGCGCACGGCCGCACCGACCAGCTGCAGCATGCTGTCGCTGTTCATCACCGTCTCGCGCGGCAGGTCGAAGCTGCCGCGCATGATGCGCATCAGGTCGCCGGCCAGGCCCGCGCCATAGACCATAAGCGCGCCCGCACCGGCGATCAGCACGGCCAGCGTATTGAGCTCCTTGGAGCGCGGCAGCTGGCCTTTCTCTCTGGCCTCTCGTCGACGTTTCTCTGTGGGTTCTTCCGTCTTGTCCTGACCGCTCTCGCTTTCCGCCATCAGCGCACCCCCGCCAATTCACGGAGCAATTGCAGGCCCTCGCGGGCGAGGTCCTGGTATTGTGAGAGGATCTCGGCCGTGCCGATCCAGACGATGACGAAGCCCATCACCAGGGTCAGCGGGAAGCCGATGGAGAAGATGTTCAGTTGCGGCGCGGCGCGGGTCATGGCGCCGAACGCGAGGTTGATCACCAGCAGCGCGGTGACCGCCGGCAGGGCGATCAGCAGGCCGGCGCCGAGCACCCAGCCGAGCTTGCCGGCGACCGTGTACAGGTGGTCGGCGCTCAGCGCCTGGCCCACCGGCAGGGTGACGAAGCTCTCGGCGATCACCTCGAAGACCACCAGGTGGCCGTTCATGGCGAGGAACAGCAGGGTCACCAGCATGCTGAAGAACTGCCCCATCACCGGCACCGAGATGCCGTTGACCGGGTCCATGGTCGAGGCGAAGCCCAGGCCCATCTGCATCGACAGCAGCTGCCCGGCGACCACGAAGGCATGGAACATCAGCTGCAGGACGAAGCCGAGCATCACGCCGATGACGATCTGTTCGGCCACCAGCACCATTGCCTTCAGGCTCAGCGCATCGACCTGCGGCATCGGCGGCAGGTTCGGCGCCAGCACCACGCAGATGGCCAGCGCCAGGTACATGCGGATGCGCGCCGGGACCATGTGCGTGCTGAAGATCGGCATGCTCATCAGCAGCGCGCCGATGCGGAACAGCGGCAGCATGAAGCTGGACACCCAGCTGCCGATCTGCGCGTTGCTCAGCTCGAACATCAGCCGATCAGCGTCGGGATGCTGGTGATCAGGTTCTGGGTGAACTCCATGAGCTGCCGCAGCAGCCAGGGGCCCAGGACGATCAGGGTGAGCAGCGAGACGAGCAGGCGCGGCAGGAAGCTCAGGGTCTGTTCGTTGATCTGCGTGGCGGCCTGGAACATGGCCACCACCAGGCCGACCAGCAGGCTCGGCACCACCAGCACCGCGACCAGCATGGCGGTCAGCCAGAGCGCCTGGCGGAACAGGTCGACGGCAACTTCCGGAGTCATGGCGGCCCTCCTATCGGGTCAAACGGTGCCGAAGCTGCCGGCCAGGGTGCCGATGATCAGCGCCCAGCCGTCCACCAGGACGAACAGCATCAGCTTGAACGGCAGCGAGATGATCAACGGCGAGAGCATCATCATGCCCATCGCCATGAGCACGCTGGACACCACCAGGTCGATGATCAGGAACGGGATGAAGATCATGAAGCCGATCTGGAACGCGGTCTTCAGCTCCGAGGTGACGAAGGCCGGGACCAGGATGGTCAGCGGCGTGGCGTCGGCGCTGGCGATGTCCTTGCGCTTGGACAGGCGGACGAACAGGTCGAGGTCCGATTGCCGGGTCTGCGCCAGCATGAAGGCCTTCAGCGGCACCTCGGCGCGGCTCAGCGCCTCCGGCGCCTGGATCTGCTGGTTCAGGTAGGGCTGCAGCGCGGTGGTGTTGATCTTGTCGAACACCGGCGCCATCACGAACAGGGTGAGGAACAGCGCGAGGCCGATCATCACCTGGTTCGACGGCGTGCTCTGCAGGCCCAGCGCCTGGCGCAGGATGGAGAAGACGATGATGATCCGCGTGAAGCTGGTCATCAGCATGACGAACGCCGGGATGAAGCTCAGCGCGGTCATGATCAGCAGGATCTGCAGGCTGACCGAATACTCCTGCTGGCCCTGGGCGTTGGTGCTCAGGGTGATCGCCGGGACCGACAGCGGGTCCGGCGCGGCGGCGAAAGCCTGCGGCGCGAACAGCGCCAGCAGGCCGAAGAGCAGCGGCAGGCAGCGGCGCAGCACCGCTGCTACGACACGGGGACTCATTGCGGGCGGCCCTTGTCCTTGTTCAGCAGTTCCAGCAGGCGCTGGGCGAACTCCGGCGTGGCCGGCTCGGCGGGCTCGACGCTGCGCACCGGCTCCTTGAGCACGTGCAGCGGGGTGATGCGCCCGGGGGTCAGGCCGAGGAGGATCTGTTCCTCGCCGACCTGCACCAGCAACAGGCGGTCGCGCGGGCTCAGCGCCTGGCTGGCCACCAGCTTGATCGCCTGGTTGCTGCGCGGGCCGAAGTGCTGCATGCGCCGCACCAGCCAGGCGAGCAGGAAGATCAGGCCGACCACCAGCACCAGGCCGACCAGCAGCTGCAGCAGCTGCGCGCCGGCGCTGCCGGTGATCAGGCTCGGCGAGGTGCTCGCATGGACGATGGCCGGCGCCGGGGCGACGGCCGCATCGTCCTCGGCGGCCGACGCCAGGCCAGCGAGGCCGAGCAGCGGCAGGGTGAGGAGAAACGCGTACAGGCGGCCCATGGTCAGCGCAGCTTCTTGATGCGTTCGCTGGGGCTGATCACGTCGGTCAGGCGGATGCCGAACTTCTCGTTGACCACCACCACTTCGCCGTGGGCGATCAGGGTGCCGTTGACCAGCACGTCCAGCGGCTCGCCGGCCAGGCGGTCGAGTTCGATCACCGAGCCCTGGTTCAGCTGCAGCAGGTTGCGGATGGTGATGTCGGTGTGCCCGACCTCCATGGAAATGGTCACCGGGATGTCCAGGATCACGTCCAGGTTCGGCCCTTCCAGGCCGGCGATGGCCGGCGGGCGCGGGGCCATGCCGAACTCTTCCATGGGCGCGCGCGGCGCCGTCGGAACGGCCGGGGTGCCCTGGGCCATCAGCGCGTCGATGTCGTCCTGGTTGGCGTCACCGGCTTCGGACAGGGCCGCGGCCCACTCGTCCGCCAGTGCCTGTTCCTCGGCGCTTACTTTGTCTTCATCTGTCATTGTCGGGTCCTCGGAGGGGATTCGCTCAGCGCGGGCGCTCGAGCGGATCGAGAATCTGGAAGGCCAGGTTGCCCTTGTGCGAACCCAGCTTGACCTTGAACGAAGGCACGCCGTTGGCGCGCATGATCATGTGTTCGGGCAGTTCCACCGGGATCACGTCGCCCGGCTGCATGTGCAGGATGTCGCGCAGGCGCAGCTGGCGGCGCACCACGGTCGCGTCGATCGGCACGTTGACGTCGAGGATGTCCTCGCGCAGGGCGTTGATCCAGCGCTCGTCCTGGTCGTCGACGTCGGACTGGAAGCCGGCGTCGAGCATCTCGCGGATCGGCTCGATCATCGAATACGGCAGGGTCACATGGAGGTCGCCGCCGCCGCCGTCGAGCTCGATGTGGAAGGTCGATACCACCACCACTTCGCTGGGGCTGACGATGTTGGCCATCGCCGGGTTCACTTCCGAGTTGACGTACTCGAAGGTGATCGGCAGCACTGCGCTCCAGGCCTCGGCGAGGTCGACGAAGGCCTGCTCGATGACCATGCGCACTACGCGCAGCTCGGTGGGGGTGAACTCGCGGCCCTCGATCTTGGCGTGACGGCCATCGCCGCCGAAGAAGTTGTCCACCAGCTTGAACACCAGCTTGGCGTCGAGGATGAACAGGCCGGTGCCGCGCAGCGGCTTCATCTTCACCAGGTTGAGGCTGGTCGGCACGTACAGCGAGTGCACGTACTCGCCGAACTTCATCACCTGCACGCCGCCGACGGCGACATCCGCCGAACGGCGCAGCAGGTTGAACATGCTGATGCGGGTATAGCGGGCGAAGCGCTCGTTGATCATCTCCAGGGTCGGCATGCGTCCGCGGACGATGCGGTCCTGGCTGGTGAGGTCATAGGACTTGACCGCCGTCGGGTCCGACTCGGCTTCGGTTTCCACCAGGCCGTCGTCGACACCGTGCAACAGCGCGTCGATTTCGTCCTGGGAAAGCAGATCTTGCACGGCCATCGCGGCTACCTACTGGAGTACGAAATTGGTGAAAAGCACCTGCTCGACGGTCAGTTGACCGGTGGCCTTCTTCGCCACTTCCTGAATGCTGGCGGTGGCCTGCTGGCGCAACATCTCCTTGCCCACCGGAGTGGTCAGGGAATCGAAATTCTGACTGGAAAACAGCATCACCAGCTGGTTACGGACCAGCGGCATCTGTTCCTGCAGGGCATCGAGCTGGGCCTGGTCGCGGCCCATCAGCGCCACCGACACCTGCAGGTAGCGCTGCCGCCCGTTCTGGTTGAAGTTCACCACGAAGGAAGGCGCCAGCACTTCATAGAGCGCCGGTTTCTTGCCACTGCTGGCTTCGGCAGGCGGAGGCTCGGCCGGCTTGGCGCCACGGCTGAGGAAGAACCAGGTGCCGCCCACGGAGGCGCCAACCGCCAGCAGGAAGGCCACGGCGATGATGATGATGAGCTTGAGCCGGCCCTTGCCGGCGCCGCCTTCGGCGGGAGGGGTCTGCTGATCGTTCTTAGCCATGCCAGAAATCCGTCACTTGCGCGTTCCGTTGCCTGTTCCCAAGGACAGGAGCAAGGGCTGTGCCAGGTCGCGATGCCTGGCTGCCGCGGCGGATATTACAGGGTGGCGGTGGCGGGAGCGAGGGGCCGCGCGAGGCTTTCGCGTTGAGCTCCCGTAGGAGCGGATCTCATCCGCGAAGGCTCCACACCGAACCCCGGTAGGCGCGGGCTTTGCCCGCGATTCGCGAACAAGGTTCGCTCCTACAGGGTGCCGCGAACTCCGCCGGGATCAGGCGTAGTAGTCGACCATGCCCAACCCGCCGAGCTGCGGTCGGGCGCGGATCTCGCTGACGCCGCTGAGCATCGGCTCGTCGTCGCCTTCGGTGCTCGCCGTCGACGAACCGCCGCGACCGTTGCCGCCGCCCTGCTGCTGACCCTGCCAGCCGCGCGCCAGCGACTGGTCGGAGACGTTGACGTTCACCTGGGTCATGCCCTGCTGGTTGAACAGGTCGCGCAGGCGGTGCTGCTGGCTGTCCAGCGCCTCGCGCACGCCGGCGTTGGCGCTGGCGAAGGTGACCTGGGTCTGGTCGCTGGTCATGTGGATGCGCACTTCCAGGCGACCGAGGTCGGCCGGCTCCATCTGGATATCCGCCGACTTCAGGTTCTGGCTGGACATCCACATCACCCGGTCGACCACCTGGTCGGTCCAGCCGTTCTGCTGCATGGCCACCGGCTGGCCGGGCACCTGCGGGTTGACCGGTCGGGCGGTCAGCGCCTGCGGCGTGCCGTTGAGCGCCTGGGTCAGGGCTTCGAGCTTGCCGGCGAAGGCGTCCTTGTTCGTCTCGGTCTTGGTTTCGCGGGCGTTCTCCGGCAGTTGCGCGGTCAGCGCCTGCAGGTCACCGTCCGCCACCTTGTTGTCTTCGGTCTTGGCCGCCTGGCCGGTCAGCCCGGCGAGCAGCGACTGCATGTCGAACTTGCCCTTGCCGTCTTCAGCCTTGTCCGTGCCTGCGCCCTTGACGTCGGTATCGACCTTGGCCTGGCCTTGCAACTGCGCCTGCAGGTTCTGGGCGACGCTGGCCGAATCGGTCGCAGCGGTGGCGTCGGCACCCGGCAGCAGGTTGACGCCCTGCGCCTGGTTGAGTTTCTGCAGGTCGCCGTCGCTGTTCGCCGCATTCAGCTGTGCCTGACCGGCCAGCGGAGTCGCGTCGGGCGTCGCCGGAGCTGGCAGCTGAGCTCCCAGGCCTAGCGCCAGCAACGGGTCGAGGCTGGCTTCGTCGGGCTTGTCGTCGCCGCTCGCGGTCTTGTCCTGGGCGTCGGCCGGCAAGGCCTTGCCGTCATCGGCAACCTTCGGCTGATCGCTGCCGCTGTCGGCCGCCTTGGCGCTGTCGTCCGAAGAGGAATCGTCCGCCGCCTTGGCCTTGTCGCGGCTGGGCCTGGCATGCGCAGCCGGGCGCTCCGGCGGCGCCGCGCGGTTCTCCTGGGCGTAGACGTCGGCGAAGCTGGAACCCTTGTCGTTGGTGGTCGCCGTCGAGTCCTGCGCGGCCCTGGACGCGGTGGTCCGGGCGCTGGGCGCGGAAGGTGGCGAGAGCAAAATATCCGGGGCGACAGCCATCGGAAATCTCCGTTCGTGCTGAATGAGTGAAACGGAGATTGCAAGGGACGGGCCAGGTCTCTGGCCGATCCGCGAGGTATCGCTCAGGAGGCCGTAGGGCCAAGCGCTTCGAGCAAGCGGCGGACGCTGGCGAACTCGCTCTCCACCTCGGCGACCAGCGGTACAGCGGCGCTCAGGTTGCCGTGCCGGGCGAGGTCTTCCAGCTGTTTGCACAGGGAGGTGAGGCGCAGCGCCCCCATGTTGCCGCAGCTGCCCTTGAAGCTGTGCGCGGTGTGCCGCAGGGCGTGGGCATCGGCGTGCTGCAGCGCCTCGCGCAGGCCGCGCAGGCGCTCTTCGGAGTCGCCGATGAAAGTCTCCAACAGCAGCGGAAACTCTTCAGCCATCACATCCTGCAATGCGCTGAGCACGGCATCGTCGAGATGCGCTTCGGACATTCGCTCACTCCCTGGCCGGCGGCGCCAGGGCTGGCGCGCGGGAACGCCGGATTATGCCTGAGCGGGCCAGAAAAACTCCACGCAGACCGATTTGCCATCCGCCGACCACTGGCAGCGGTCGGCGAGCTGGCGCACCAGGGTCAGGCCGCGGCCGCTGAAACCGCCGGGTTGGCATTGCGTCTGGGCCTGCAGCACGGCGTTGACGTCGAAGCCCTCGCCACTGTCCTCGACCCGCACCAGCAGGCGCCCGCCCTGGTCCAGCGGCGCCAGGTCCAGGTGAAAGCGCACGTAGCCGCGCTCCAGCGCGGCCAGGCGCCGGCGCCGTTCCTCGTAATAGCCGGCAAAGCCGCGGGCGTCGCACTTGAGGCGCGAGTCAAGGCCCATCACGCCGTGCTCCAGGGCATTGGAGTAGAGCTCGGCGAGCACGGTGTAGAGCGCGCCGCCGCGCGGGCGCAGGTCCTGCACTTCCATCAGCAGCTGCAGCAGGAACGGCAGCGGATTGAAGTGGCGCAGGGTCGGCGCGCGGAATTCGAAGCTGGCGGACCAGTCCTGCGAGCCGTTCAGCCCGCTGTCGGAGAAGGCCAGCGGCGGGCGCTGCAGGCTGGCCCCCGGGACCAGGGCCACCTCGAGCATGCTCAGGTCGTCCTGCGCCTCGCCACGGAAGCGCGACAGGGCCGCCTGCACGCCATCGAACAGCCGCGTGACGTCAGGCTGGGAGGCGAAGACCTCGAGCAGGCGCTGTTCGCCGAACATCTCGCCCTGGGGATTGCGCGCTTCCAGCACGCCGTCGGAGAACAGCAGCACACGGTCGCCGTCCTCCATCGGGAAGACCTCGCAACTCTCGTCGAACGCGGCCACGTCGAGGATACCCAGCGGCAGGGGGCGCGATACCAGCGGCACAAGGCCATTGCCCCGGCGCACCAGGTAGCCGTCGGGCAAGCCGCCGTTCCACACCTCCACCAGGCCGCGCTGGAAGCTCAGGTTGAGCATGGTCGCGCAGCAGAACACCCCGACCGGGAGGATGCGCTTCAGCTTGGCGTTCATCTCGCGAAGGATGTCGGTGATCGGGTAGCCCTTGGCCGTCATGCCATAGAAGACTTCGGCCAGCGGCATGGCGCCGATCGCCGCCGGCAGCCCGTGGCCGGTGAAGTCGCCAAGCAACACGTGCATGCCGCCGGAAGGCTTGAAGGCGGCCAGCAGCAGGTCGCCGTTGAACAGCGCGAAGGGCGATTGCAGGTAGCGGATGTTCGGCGCATTGAGGCAGCCCGAGTGCGCCACCTTGTCGAACACCGCCTTGGCCACGCGCTGCTCGTTGAGCAGGTGCTCGTTGTGCCGGGCGATCAGGTCGCGCTGTTCGAGCACCTCGCGCTGCAGGTGGTGCAGGCGCCCCATGGCGCGGATCTTCGCCTCGAGGATGAAGCGGTTGTAGGGCTTGGAGAGGAAGTCGTCGCCGCCGGCTTCCAGGCTTTGCACCAGCGCTTCAGTCTCGCTCAGCGAAGTGAGGAAGATGATCGGCACCAGCGCCTCGCCGGCCAGCTGGCGAATCCGCTTGGCCGCCTCGAAGCCGTCCATCACCGGCATCAGGGCGTCCATCAGCACCAGCTGCGGCCGCTCCTGGTCGAACAGCGCCAGCGCCTCCAGGCCGTTGGCGGCGGTGAGAACGCGGTGGCCCTGGCGGCTGACGATGGTCGACAGCAGCAGGCGATCGGCGGCGTTGTCGTCGGCGATGAGGATCGTCAGGAAGTTCGACATGGCTGGCACGCCGCGTCGCTCAGCTGATCTGGAACAACTGCTCGAAGTTGGAGATGGAAAGGATCTTGCGCACATCCGGGCTGCACTGGGTCAGGCGGATTTGCGCATGCTCGCCGCCGGCGTGGTCGCGCAGCAGCAGGAGCATGCCCAGGGCGGAGCTGTCCAGGTAGGTTGCGCCCTTGAGATCGATCACATAGCGCTTGGGGGTGATCTCGATGCGCTCGTAGGCATCGCGGAATTCCTGGTGCGCGCCGAAATCGAATCGGCCCTGTACCACGATGGTCAGCTCCTGCCCGTCGGCCGATGGAACGGAAGTGATGGCCATGGTGATCTCCCTGCTGAAATGGCTACGCGTCGTGAGTGGGAACATTTAGCAGCTTGTCCGGGCCCCGGCAACTTACCGGGTGGCCCGCTGCCATTGTGCGCCGGGCCGGTTACAAGCTGGCGTCAGGGTTTAGTCTGCCCTTTCGTGATCCCGCGCCCGCATACCTCCGTCATCCTCGCGAACGCGGGGATCCAATTGATTGGTTTAGCGCGCCGCTTTGGCGCGTTCGGATGTTTCTTGTTTCGCCCCCTCGGGCGACCTACTTTGGCA is a genomic window of Pseudomonas knackmussii B13 containing:
- the fliO gene encoding flagellar biosynthetic protein FliO, which gives rise to MGRLYAFLLTLPLLGLAGLASAAEDDAAVAPAPAIVHASTSPSLITGSAGAQLLQLLVGLVLVVGLIFLLAWLVRRMQHFGPRSNQAIKLVASQALSPRDRLLLVQVGEEQILLGLTPGRITPLHVLKEPVRSVEPAEPATPEFAQRLLELLNKDKGRPQ
- a CDS encoding flagellar hook-length control protein FliK, which gives rise to MAVAPDILLSPPSAPSARTTASRAAQDSTATTNDKGSSFADVYAQENRAAPPERPAAHARPSRDKAKAADDSSSDDSAKAADSGSDQPKVADDGKALPADAQDKTASGDDKPDEASLDPLLALGLGAQLPAPATPDATPLAGQAQLNAANSDGDLQKLNQAQGVNLLPGADATAATDSASVAQNLQAQLQGQAKVDTDVKGAGTDKAEDGKGKFDMQSLLAGLTGQAAKTEDNKVADGDLQALTAQLPENARETKTETNKDAFAGKLEALTQALNGTPQALTARPVNPQVPGQPVAMQQNGWTDQVVDRVMWMSSQNLKSADIQMEPADLGRLEVRIHMTSDQTQVTFASANAGVREALDSQQHRLRDLFNQQGMTQVNVNVSDQSLARGWQGQQQGGGNGRGGSSTASTEGDDEPMLSGVSEIRARPQLGGLGMVDYYA
- the fliL gene encoding flagellar basal body-associated protein FliL, which gives rise to MAKNDQQTPPAEGGAGKGRLKLIIIIAVAFLLAVGASVGGTWFFLSRGAKPAEPPPAEASSGKKPALYEVLAPSFVVNFNQNGRQRYLQVSVALMGRDQAQLDALQEQMPLVRNQLVMLFSSQNFDSLTTPVGKEMLRQQATASIQEVAKKATGQLTVEQVLFTNFVLQ
- a CDS encoding Hpt domain-containing protein, whose protein sequence is MSEAHLDDAVLSALQDVMAEEFPLLLETFIGDSEERLRGLREALQHADAHALRHTAHSFKGSCGNMGALRLTSLCKQLEDLARHGNLSAAVPLVAEVESEFASVRRLLEALGPTAS
- the fliP gene encoding flagellar type III secretion system pore protein FliP (The bacterial flagellar biogenesis protein FliP forms a type III secretion system (T3SS)-type pore required for flagellar assembly.), with protein sequence MSPRVVAAVLRRCLPLLFGLLALFAPQAFAAAPDPLSVPAITLSTNAQGQQEYSVSLQILLIMTALSFIPAFVMLMTSFTRIIIVFSILRQALGLQSTPSNQVMIGLALFLTLFVMAPVFDKINTTALQPYLNQQIQAPEALSRAEVPLKAFMLAQTRQSDLDLFVRLSKRKDIASADATPLTILVPAFVTSELKTAFQIGFMIFIPFLIIDLVVSSVLMAMGMMMLSPLIISLPFKLMLFVLVDGWALIIGTLAGSFGTV
- the fliM gene encoding flagellar motor switch protein FliM, with translation MAVQDLLSQDEIDALLHGVDDGLVETEAESDPTAVKSYDLTSQDRIVRGRMPTLEMINERFARYTRISMFNLLRRSADVAVGGVQVMKFGEYVHSLYVPTSLNLVKMKPLRGTGLFILDAKLVFKLVDNFFGGDGRHAKIEGREFTPTELRVVRMVIEQAFVDLAEAWSAVLPITFEYVNSEVNPAMANIVSPSEVVVVSTFHIELDGGGGDLHVTLPYSMIEPIREMLDAGFQSDVDDQDERWINALREDILDVNVPIDATVVRRQLRLRDILHMQPGDVIPVELPEHMIMRANGVPSFKVKLGSHKGNLAFQILDPLERPR
- the fliN gene encoding flagellar motor switch protein FliN: MTDEDKVSAEEQALADEWAAALSEAGDANQDDIDALMAQGTPAVPTAPRAPMEEFGMAPRPPAIAGLEGPNLDVILDIPVTISMEVGHTDITIRNLLQLNQGSVIELDRLAGEPLDVLVNGTLIAHGEVVVVNEKFGIRLTDVISPSERIKKLR